A part of bacterium genomic DNA contains:
- a CDS encoding LuxR C-terminal-related transcriptional regulator — protein sequence MAIQTTNRSESPKRSAPLTKREIDVLSLITQGLSSREVGVALFVNKRTIDFHLRNIYVKLQVKNRVQAFLLATSLGLIPYKP from the coding sequence ATGGCTATACAAACCACTAATCGAAGCGAGTCACCAAAGCGAAGCGCCCCGCTAACGAAACGGGAAATAGACGTACTGAGCTTGATAACACAAGGTCTATCCAGCCGCGAGGTTGGGGTTGCCTTGTTTGTCAACAAAAGAACGATTGATTTCCATTTAAGAAATATCTATGTCAAGTTGCAAGTGAAAAATCGGGTTCAAGCGTTTCTTCTTGCAACAAGTTTAGGGCTTATTCCCTATAAACCTTAG